In Paraburkholderia bryophila, a single genomic region encodes these proteins:
- a CDS encoding bifunctional aspartate transaminase/aspartate 4-decarboxylase encodes MAKEKGDKKHADMAQPGLSALSPFELKDELIKAAGGGAVERAANAAMLNAGRGNPNFLATIPRHGFWQLGLFAMRESERSFAYMPEGIGGFPRRDGLEERFDLFCRENKGVAGIDFLRGAVSYVRDQLGYSAGDFLYEMCEGILASNYPVPDRMLKMSELIVGQYLRREMIGNHPFVGEFDVFAVEGGTAAMTYIFNTMRENHLIKAGDTIALGMPIFTPYIEIPRLNDYKLNVVNLEADVESGWQYSKKELDKLRDPKVKAFFLVNPSNPPSVKINDESLQYIADIVKERPDLILLTDDVYGTFADDFVSLFALAPKNTILVYSYSKYFGATGWRLGTIATHRDNVLDRLIAELPKDAKKQLHERYESITTEPDKLKFIDRLVADSRTVALNHTAGLSTPQQVQMVLFSLFSLMDTPDAYKNALKRLIRKRKQALYEEVGISFEDDDPNQVDYYTILDIEFLGEKMFGREFVDWLLKNTEPSELLFRLAREARVVLLPGRGFGTQHPSGRVSLANLNESDYRQIGRALRKLIEEYIERFNAATGKKLDKTKVK; translated from the coding sequence ATGGCAAAAGAGAAGGGCGACAAGAAACACGCGGATATGGCGCAACCGGGTCTGTCCGCGCTCAGCCCGTTCGAACTGAAGGACGAACTGATCAAGGCGGCCGGCGGCGGCGCCGTGGAGCGTGCCGCGAACGCCGCGATGCTCAACGCCGGTCGTGGCAACCCGAACTTTCTCGCGACGATTCCGCGTCATGGCTTCTGGCAACTCGGCCTGTTTGCGATGCGCGAATCGGAGCGCTCGTTCGCGTACATGCCGGAAGGCATCGGCGGCTTCCCGCGGCGCGACGGTCTGGAAGAACGCTTCGATCTGTTTTGCCGCGAGAACAAGGGCGTGGCGGGCATCGACTTCTTGCGCGGCGCAGTGTCGTACGTGCGCGATCAGCTCGGCTATTCCGCCGGCGACTTCCTGTATGAAATGTGCGAGGGCATTCTCGCGTCGAACTATCCGGTGCCGGACCGCATGCTCAAGATGTCCGAGCTGATCGTCGGTCAGTATCTGCGCCGCGAGATGATCGGCAACCATCCGTTCGTGGGCGAGTTCGACGTGTTCGCGGTGGAAGGCGGCACGGCGGCGATGACATACATCTTCAACACGATGCGCGAGAATCACCTGATCAAGGCAGGAGATACGATCGCGCTCGGCATGCCGATCTTCACGCCGTACATCGAGATTCCGCGCCTGAACGACTACAAGCTGAACGTCGTCAATCTCGAAGCGGACGTGGAAAGCGGCTGGCAGTATTCGAAGAAGGAACTCGACAAGCTGCGCGATCCGAAGGTGAAGGCGTTCTTTCTCGTGAACCCGAGCAATCCGCCTTCGGTGAAGATCAACGACGAGAGCCTTCAGTACATTGCCGACATCGTCAAGGAACGGCCCGATCTGATTCTGCTGACCGATGACGTGTACGGCACTTTCGCCGACGACTTCGTGTCGCTGTTCGCGCTCGCACCGAAGAACACGATCCTGGTCTACTCGTACTCGAAGTATTTCGGCGCGACCGGCTGGCGTCTGGGCACGATCGCGACGCATCGCGACAACGTGCTCGACCGTCTGATCGCCGAGTTGCCGAAAGACGCGAAGAAGCAGTTGCACGAGCGTTACGAGTCGATCACGACCGAACCGGACAAGCTCAAGTTCATCGACCGTCTGGTCGCCGATAGCCGCACCGTCGCGCTGAATCACACGGCGGGTCTGTCGACGCCGCAACAGGTGCAGATGGTGCTGTTCTCGCTGTTCTCGCTGATGGACACGCCGGACGCGTACAAGAACGCGTTGAAGCGTCTGATCCGCAAGCGCAAGCAGGCGCTCTACGAAGAGGTGGGCATCTCGTTCGAGGACGACGATCCGAACCAGGTCGACTACTACACGATTCTCGACATCGAGTTCCTCGGCGAGAAGATGTTCGGGCGTGAGTTCGTCGATTGGCTGCTGAAGAACACCGAGCCTTCCGAGCTGCTGTTCCGTCTCGCGCGCGAAGCGCGGGTCGTGCTGCTGCCGGGTCGCGGGTTCGGCACACAGCATCCGTCGGGGCGTGTATCGCTCGCCAATCTGAACGAGTCGGACTATCGGCAGATCGGTCGCGCGTTGCGCAAGCTGATCGAAGAGTACATCGAGCGATTCAACGCGGCGACCGGCAAAAAGCTCGATAAAACGAAGGTGAAATAA